TTCTCTGCTATCTCTCTCGCGATCCAAGCTATTCAGATCCGCCTTTCCATCTGCTCTCTCTCTCGCACGATCCAAGCGATTCAGATCCAAGGAGATTCAGATCCAAGGAGATTCAGATCCAAGAGATTCAGATCTAGGTGCTGTGTGTGCGATTCAGATCTGGGTTTTTATTGCTATAGTAAGGTTAAACTTGCCACTCTCTGTTTTTTGGTCAAACTTTATTATTATGTTAATGTTTGTTTTTTGTTGTTATTTGATGAATTTATGATGAAGGTGTGTTTAGGAGAGCGAATTCTTGAAGTTTTTAGGGTATATGTGGAACCCATATATTATTATGTTAATGTTTGTTTTCATCTCCATCACGTGCAGTTACATCCCGATTCTTTTCTCTGCTTGGAGAACGACGATGACGACGGGATGGAAAGAGAGTAGGGCGTTAATGATGGTAATGGAGTTTTGCTGAATGATGGGATAAAACTTTTCTTTGATCTGGATTCATTTTTTTAGATTGTTTACTTTAAATCGGTTCTCTTTTTGCAGGCAGGGTTAGCTATGTTGAAAAGAACAAAGGCAAACACGGCGCTAGAGGTTGGGGTCTAGGGATGGCAGAAGGTTGTTATGTGCACAACCTCTTTATCTTTGCATACTCATTTTTGGCTCACTAAGTTACTCGATTTCCCTTATCCATCACCAATGCATCTGCAGGTCATTCTATGCATTCGATGAAAGCTCAATTTTTCAGGTTTGTTTTACGAGTCCTGTTACACATATacacactttttttttttgataaaatgCTGATCTTTAAGAGTCATAATAGGTAGTTTGTAACTTATGAAGGTTGGGATATGTGGAAAGTAAACCTGGATTTGAATGAATGTGATGCTGCGTTGGTCAGTTGTTCTCATCCTTTCCAAATATGCATATTGAAGGGGTAGGATTGGTCATTTGGCACTTGTTATATGGATCTTAAAGCTGTAACTGGGCTGAGGTGGATGTGGCTGTTGCTAGCTTTGAATTGTCATGAGGAGATTTTGAGTATGATTGAGAATTCTGGATAATACAAGGGCTACAGTCCAGAGCAGTAAGAATCTTTAGGTTTTATGGTTTTCCCTTTTAAAACCTACATCAATTGATCATCTTGAAGTAACTAAAGTTTAATCTTCATTATATAAAAATAGTTCATATTTGGTTACAGGTGATGCACAATGCTATTGATGTTGTGATGCTTGTTGTTACTGAGAGTGAAAAGGCCATTTCATTTTTCAAAAGGATGATATGAAATTTTATTGCTCAATAAGATTCTTCTAAAGTACTACCAATCAACTTTAATGAAGGTGAGGACGGTAGCCCTTGTTCAAAACCTGGTAAAATTGCCGACCAttatttatcgctattcgctatgtggcttataggtaccttatcgctatttgtcgtTATTCGCAGTTAACAACTATGGGTGTCCCCGGATGTTGGTGGAGTTGCTAGAGCACGAGCTTTTGCTAAAAACGTATCTGATGCGCCATTGGCCATTGTTAATAAGCGGCGTCATGGGCACAATGTAGCTGAAGTAAGAAGTTTATAGATGAAGGAAAGAATTATATTCTCCATGTTGATGTTTCTGATATTACCCTTTTCAGGTCATGAATTTGATCGTTGATGTGAAAGGTAAAGTAGCAGTTATGGTGGATGACATGATCGATACTGCTGGTGAGATTtactttcttcttccttttttatCTCTTTATATGGCGATTAATATGTTGATTTTGTGTTTAAAGGTACTATTGCCAAAGGAGCAGACCTGTTGCATCGTGAAGGGGGCAGGGAAGTTTATGCATGCAGCACGCATGCTGTCAGGTAACTCACACACCTTTTACCTCATACTTTGTCTCTTCCATATGAAAATGAATGGTTTAAGTTAAGTGGATATGTTTTACGGCAGTCCACCAGCAATTGAACGGTTGTCAAGTGGTCTATTTCAAGAGGTGATTATTACGAATACCATTCCGGTGTCTGAAAAGAACTATTTACCACAGCTGACTGTCTTATCGGTAGCAAACCTACTTGTCGAGAGCATCTGGCGTGTGCATGATGATTACCCTGTAAGTATTGTTTTACATTTATATGCTTTTTCTAGAGTTGTAAAGATGGGCACTACTTTGTAAAGATGGGCACTTAATCTCCGCAACAATGATAGGAGAGACCCTCATCATAGTTTTTCTGATATTTCTGGTTTTGCCACTGCATTGGTGGTCAACACAAACGATCTTAGCCACAAGATCCCTCTTCTTACTTATGGTCAAGAGGTAATAGCAGAATAGCGGTTTTTTTATGGGGCGTTTGGACATGCGTTTCAAAACTGATTATGTGATGTTAAATAACCTAATAAGATAATTAGATATGATTAATATCTCAGTGCTTAGTGATAAAATGATCAAATAGGACATAATATTGAAAAAAAGGGTTAGCTGGTCGTAAAATGGGAATAAAGTTCTCTCAAATTAGACTAAGAGGTAATTTCTTCTCAAAAGGTTGTTTcgactgatggatcctcaaagaTCTCTCCCGTTTGTCATTAAAGCACACATATATCTGGCTGTGAGTTGACACAAGTATTGACCCGTTTAAATGAATTGATCTATTAAATTATTTATCATTTTTGTTAGATTCAGTTATTATAATTTCTTGTGTAAATTTCAAAAGCGTTGTAAAAAACGTACTCTTTTCACTAATGTTGCTACTTTTTCACACAACTAATATCAACTGCCATTTATGTACTTAGCTCTGTGGACATTATACCCGAAGGTACGTTGCTTCAAGCCCGCTTCACAATATGTCAACTCAAATATATTTTTGATAAAATGCTGGTTATTTTGATTTTTGACAGCATTGTTTGGAGTACTTGGTCTATTGGATGATGTCATTATAGCCCTTATCTTTTTCCTACATGTTGGCACCCTGTATCGGGCTATTCTTGTGCGCCGTTATGGAGGATCTTCAACCTGACGATTTGAAGCCTTATATTGATGTTGGTTGTTCCTATTTAACATCTGCAATTATGCTTCATCTGATATTGATACAACATAGAGATTGTGATCTTTGTATAATGATGCGGAAGATTGTTTCAGTTGCAAGACGtacaagttttcatttttattagtCTTAACAGTGTTGGTTAGTCATTGGTCATGTATAACCTGGTTGATTTGCATTTAGGTTTAGTAGTGGtaaaattggggggggggggggggagtggaTAAAGCGATACATTTAGCATCTGATATCATTATTGTTAATAAGGTTGTGGATAAATCTACTTTTgatattttttagaaaaatatttatggtttaaatacgttttcatatagaaatttctgggtatatacgttttcgaccccccgtcgAAAACGTCAAGCTTCACCACTGCCGAAGGCCTTATCGTAATTGATGATacgattcatcattcaaaatcGTTGATTTACCCACATCTTTAGAACCCCTCATAACATAACTAGAATCACACATTTTTTTTCTCTTGAAGCCGGAAACTAGCCGTCACATAATAACCACCAAACGCCATCACGAAATCACCAATCGCCGCACACCGCTGATTCTCTACCGCTGAAGAAGGCCGCAACCGACCCTCACGTTCTGCTACACAGCCACCATCGTCGTCGCACGCCACATCAGAAACTACAtccccgtacatagccctaaactcaccaacctaagtgatgtTAATAAGGTTGTGGATAAATCTACTTttgatatttttgagaaaaatatttatggtttaaatacgttttcatatagaaatttttgggtatatacgttttcgaccccccgtcgAAAACGTCAAGCTTTGCCACTGCCGAAGGCCTTATCGTAACTGATGATacgattcatcattcaaaattGTTGATTTACCCACATCTTTAGAACCCCTCATAACATAACTAgaatcacacatttttttttcTCCTGAAGCCGGTAACCGGCCGTTACATAATAACCACGAAACGCCATCACGAAACCACCAATCGTCGCACACCGCTGATTCTCTGCCGCTGAAGAAGGCCGCAACCGACCCTCACGTTCTGCTACACTACCACCATCGTCGTCGCACGCCACATCAGAAACTACAtccccgtacatagccctaaactcatcaacctaagtgatatgtttcccgccgcatcgcgcgggtaaacgactagtgtgtatatatatatatatatattattgtttCATATATATTATAAACTTTAATACTTCGTTGTGGTTTATATTTTATAGTTATATTATGTGTTAAAATAACTCAATTATATTTAAGTTATATTTGATGAATATATATTTTGGTATTGAGATACATGCTTATTTCAATTAGATTGTTTTACATATATTTTTATTCTCGTATGTAAATAAATTTAAATGCTTATGGATTAAAAGAAGTATATGAAATAGCATATTTAATTTAAAGTTCACTTGCATTATTTTTGAAATCTTAATAATGGGACAAGGAATATTAAGGATTGACATATTTTGTGTTGATATGTTATTAAACAAGAATTGAGACCCGCcacaatgcggcggggattctttagttataactaagtcgatttggCACCCGCACGTTATATTAAAcctgtcaaatgggaaaaaatagacgatgtaaaaacgttcacccacaaacgcacgttgcgtcgtgttaactcgcaaaatttagaacgaaacataaaaacGTTAAATCAAAGACGCACGTtacgatgtgttaagtcacaaaatttagaaccaatcataaaacgaaaaatttacggaaaatgaaaactataaaggaccaaagttgaaagtaaaaaaagttgcgAGGAtggattgcaaaagataaaaattttgggttaaaagtaaaaaaaaaatagttttgggttaaaagtaatttatgaaatactttttagtgaaaagtaaaaaaatcaattttttttgggAAAACCTCCAAAGCCAAGGtcacgacaaccatatgcataaccattttttctttagaAAACCCCCAAAGCGCACCCCGCGTTGCGacgggcgtaaaacggtgtcaaatagtaccaatgtcacacaaccgtcgtcgaccaccaacactgactcgacctaggatctgcgtgttgcgacgaacctgttaAGCATgaaaaaaatagaggtaaaaacgttgaaccacacatgcacgttgcgccgtgttaacttgcaaaatttgaaacaaaagatAAAAAAGTAGAACCACACTCGTACGTTGTGTTGTATTAAGTCGAAAAATTCAGAACTATACGTAAAAAGAAAATTTaccaaagatgaaaagtataagtgacaaaagttgtgaagttaaattgaaaataatgaaaagtttttggttaaagttaaaaaaaatatgtagggttaaaattacaaaagctaaaaacctttgagttaaaagtaaaaaatcaagttttttttgaaaaactcacaaagcacaaggtacaagtggttaTGCACAAaaaaattgcttatttatatatggaataataagaTGATCTATTAAAAAATTACTCACAAAAGTAACTTATATAAAGGCCTCAAATTTTCATGATCGCTTTAGGCCTCGAGAAACGTTGAGCCGACCCTGTCAGAAACTATTAATGCATCATAGAACAATTATATGAAACTgatgtaaaataaaaagaaaaaggtaCAAAGATATAAAATAGAGATGGTAAAACGAGTGGGTTATCATATGCATTCTCTTTAAGTAACTTTCAAAATCATACGACCCCATGGTGCTATGGGTTGTTGAAATTGGTGGGTATGATGAGCATAACAACGCTATACAAGAAGATTCTCTCACATAAATGTATAACCAACATCTATAGAACCCCTCACTACACATTTAAGTTATATAATCCCCTTTTTCTTACATATTTGCCATGTATCGTataaccctccccccccccccccccaacacacACACTAAACATAGCCTAAGAGAGTTTCAATTTGAAATCAGCTTATTTCGAACTCTATGTCTAAAGCTCGAGCTAGGCTTGGACTTCACtcattaattatttaaaaaatactttcgtttattatttataaaatactTATATACtctatttatatacatatataaatatttataattacaatctttatatcatcatcatcatactcagtaaatcccaccaatagcaaagttaaggtagggtctgaggagggtaagatataGACAGCCAATTACcactaccccgtaggaatagagatgcTACTTCCAGTGAGACTCCTGGCTTGATAATTACAATCTTTATATATAGTTATTTTATCAtacttttatatataataatatttactgtataaaataataaatgatAAGACATATATAATAAGCTCGTTTTGACGGTTTTGTCTCGCGACCCTAGTAAAGCTTAGGCAAAGgcttgtttattaaataaacttCACTAGACTTGAGTCTAATTAAAAGTTTTAGTGAGCCGACATGAGTAATTAACGAGCGATTATGATCATTTACAACCCTTGATGTAACAATATTGAATATCTACTTCAGTCTAATCGATAATAATTATTGTTCTTGGTGTAAAGTGTATGCAAAAAAAATCTTATTATTAACCTCGAAGATTTTATTTTTCAGAACGGGACAGTAGAAACAGTCGATAATTCTTTTCTAGTATTTATGTCTATTTTAGAGGATGGATTATGATGTGACGAATAAAGTAAATATAATTATATCACAGAGGCAATAAATTCCACATTAAAATGTCATTTTCATTTGTAAAATTTATTTTTCACACACTGATTCCACATTAAAATGTCATTTTCATTTACAAAATTTATTTTTCACACACGTACTATTTAAAAaaaggggtaactttgtagaatagtaatcaagtttttaaagtgttccaattaggtcacttaAGTTTCAAATGTTTTCCAATCAGGTCACTtaacattcatttttcattaaaattaagggttttttcatccatttcataggtaaccatagtgatgtggatttttgtttctttcttctcttttatttgatgttaacgtcgagtgatgacatggattgtaacttgtttttaaatttttaatgtaattaaagtgtttttatatttaataaatttaatttcatatattaaaataactCGACCACGGTATCTTATgctccatttttttcttgacacatggaAAAAAGGATATagctcgatttgaatgttaagttatctaattgagacaaaaatgatatgagtgacctaattagaacaatTTTAAAACTTGATTACTATTCTGTGACAAAACTAAATACgcaattaaaataataaaatgtaaaATCAATAACTTAGTTacaaatatcaatttttatttaaGTGAAACATCTTTGGCGCTACATGGAAGGTCTTTTCAAAGGATCGCAGAGAGAATGGACCCAGGGAGTGGAGTGGAAAATGGTTCTTTCAAATGGAACTGATCTAATCAGCCTGAGTCAGAAGAGGAACTTAAGGAATGGAAGGAATGTTGCGAGGTGCTCAACAGTGTGAGTCTTTCCAACGGTAAGGATGCATGGTTTTGGAAGGATGATAGTCAGAACGGTTTCTCGGTGAAGGAGGTTAGATCGGCTCTGATCAATGATAGAGGAAGTTGTCACCCTCCAAATTTTGTTTGGTGCAAGTGGGTGCCCATTAAGCGCAACATTATGAATTGGAGAGGTAATCTGGATAAACTTCCTACTAGAATAAATTTAAGAAGAAGAAATGTGGACATATCATCGGTAATGTGCCCGTTTTCTGACGAGGTTGAGGAATCGGTTGAGCATTTGTTCactttgcccgtttgggtcgggggGTGCTGTTGTATGTTTGGCCTTTTGCCCGTTTAGGTCGGAggttgttttaatgaagtt
This is a stretch of genomic DNA from Helianthus annuus cultivar XRQ/B chromosome 16, HanXRQr2.0-SUNRISE, whole genome shotgun sequence. It encodes these proteins:
- the LOC110915044 gene encoding ribose-phosphate pyrophosphokinase 1 isoform X1, whose translation is MNLIVDVKGKVAVMVDDMIDTAGTIAKGADLLHREGGREVYACSTHAVSPPAIERLSSGLFQEVIITNTIPVSEKNYLPQLTVLSVANLLVESIWRVHDDYPLCGHYTRRYVASSPLHNMSTQIYF
- the LOC110915044 gene encoding ribose-phosphate pyrophosphokinase 1 isoform X3 → MNLIVDVKGKVAVMVDDMIDTAGTIAKGADLLHREGGREVYACSTHAVSPPAIERLSSGLFQEVIITNTIPVSEKNYLPQLTVLSVANLLVESIWRVHDDYPHCLEYLVYWMMSL
- the LOC110915044 gene encoding ribose-phosphate pyrophosphokinase 1 isoform X2; translation: MNLIVDVKGKVAVMVDDMIDTAGTIAKGADLLHREGGREVYACSTHAVSPPAIERLSSGLFQEVIITNTIPVSEKNYLPQLTVLSVANLLVESIWRVHDDYPLCGHYTRSIVWSTWSIG